The following are from one region of the Mycolicibacterium helvum genome:
- a CDS encoding DUF4145 domain-containing protein, whose product MAGDFGTDQAYEYGGSDLGYVTVLKVRTMHPAVPLFVPPIATPESVRIDLNRAAATIWLDPPSAITCLRRSLESLLTELGVPAESTGQKKPKRLTLHQRLTLFRDQRPDVSDLLEAVKWVGNDATHEGGQITVDDALKIAAFLEVALGMLYVVDNSEILKHAKAIVRAKRLVPKP is encoded by the coding sequence GTGGCAGGGGATTTTGGAACCGACCAGGCGTACGAGTACGGCGGCTCCGATCTCGGCTACGTGACAGTGCTCAAAGTTCGTACGATGCACCCAGCCGTCCCTTTATTCGTTCCTCCGATCGCGACGCCCGAGTCGGTACGAATTGATCTGAACCGTGCGGCCGCCACGATATGGCTCGACCCGCCCTCAGCAATTACATGCCTTCGCCGAAGCCTCGAATCCCTGCTGACCGAGCTCGGCGTTCCAGCAGAGTCGACCGGTCAGAAGAAGCCGAAACGGCTCACTCTGCATCAGCGCTTGACATTATTCAGGGATCAGCGACCGGATGTCTCCGACCTGCTCGAGGCAGTCAAATGGGTTGGAAACGACGCGACTCACGAAGGTGGGCAAATTACGGTGGACGACGCGCTCAAGATTGCGGCCTTTCTGGAGGTCGCGCTTGGAATGCTCTATGTCGTAGATAATTCCGAGATTCTTAAGCACGCGAAGGCGATAGTGAGGGCAAAAAGGTTGGTCCCGAAACCGTAG
- a CDS encoding helix-turn-helix domain-containing protein, with product MTTVYEIFGLRVRQARLMRRMTATTVLQAVGWKGARLTRLERSETAKITDADLTSLASALRFPAAFLRSAPINKVEPNQLSFRAPKSTSESEKSRVAQFIALSGDLLIELDRRHKLPPVRLSPPPTRKDIASAAAYARKCLKVGAETPIGDLTHLLERNGVPVLIRAERFSGSNVAASSHGRNERHLGCSAWIGEFGERPIVVLRELDSWERTRWTLAHEIGHLLLHNDVDEMTNTHEDEASRFASELLAPFAAIAASFPQSAPTLLNLLPVKQEWGISLGALLTHLHESGGLDSARYEMLRKQLYTRINADTGFTWGRTEPGWDDRLPERPRLLSKWIEFAFGVSGPEALAAQQGMWPVDILAEFLVGQRSPANSTDPPPLSRPKEPGAVVDFASYRERRA from the coding sequence TTGACGACGGTCTATGAGATTTTCGGACTGCGTGTACGGCAGGCGCGGCTGATGCGGCGGATGACGGCGACGACGGTCCTGCAAGCTGTAGGGTGGAAAGGCGCACGACTCACCCGCCTGGAGCGGTCAGAGACCGCCAAGATCACCGACGCCGACCTAACCTCGCTAGCGTCGGCACTGAGATTTCCTGCGGCCTTCCTTCGGTCTGCTCCGATCAACAAAGTCGAGCCCAACCAGTTGTCTTTCCGCGCCCCCAAGTCAACGTCAGAATCCGAAAAAAGCCGGGTGGCGCAATTCATCGCGCTATCGGGAGATCTTTTGATCGAGCTGGATCGGCGTCATAAACTTCCGCCCGTTCGGTTGTCACCACCGCCGACTCGTAAGGACATTGCTTCGGCGGCCGCCTACGCGCGCAAGTGCCTGAAGGTTGGCGCAGAGACACCGATCGGCGACTTGACGCATCTTCTTGAGCGCAACGGGGTTCCAGTATTGATACGAGCCGAGCGCTTTAGCGGCTCGAATGTTGCGGCCAGTAGCCACGGCCGCAACGAGCGACATCTTGGATGCTCGGCATGGATCGGCGAGTTCGGCGAACGCCCGATAGTAGTGCTGCGCGAATTGGATTCATGGGAAAGAACTCGTTGGACACTCGCCCACGAGATCGGCCATCTATTGCTGCACAACGACGTTGATGAAATGACCAACACGCACGAAGACGAAGCGTCACGCTTCGCCTCAGAACTTCTCGCACCGTTCGCAGCCATAGCGGCATCATTTCCACAGAGCGCTCCGACGCTGTTGAACCTACTTCCGGTTAAGCAGGAGTGGGGAATATCGTTGGGCGCGTTACTAACTCACCTTCATGAATCTGGTGGGCTCGACTCTGCCCGGTACGAGATGTTGCGTAAACAGCTCTACACACGGATCAACGCAGACACTGGATTCACGTGGGGCCGAACAGAGCCGGGTTGGGATGACCGTCTTCCGGAACGCCCGCGGCTTCTGAGTAAATGGATCGAATTCGCATTCGGGGTGAGCGGTCCAGAGGCGCTCGCCGCCCAGCAAGGGATGTGGCCGGTGGACATTCTGGCGGAATTTCTTGTCGGCCAGCGTTCGCCTGCCAATTCAACCGATCCTCCACCTCTGTCCAGGCCCAAGGAGCCTGGTGCCGTGGTGGACTTCGCTTCGTACAGGGAGCGCCGCGCCTAG